Proteins from one Anastrepha obliqua isolate idAnaObli1 chromosome 2, idAnaObli1_1.0, whole genome shotgun sequence genomic window:
- the LOC129237448 gene encoding 39S ribosomal protein L38, mitochondrial, with protein MALTNLLGKNSIGALIGNNNPLLVSVRLGHRIRGKRPGVAKSLEQRLQEENAKDPELTARVNIGFPHLKPSRSEQLKQRLAHLKAQRSNAQVEKLARANKLLIDLDAVQSEYRATTGQYDLRVIADHYGIFDDLFGLAYFVPRIALNVQYQLDDNTFSPVYNGNVIKPAEALNAPEVIFDGTIDPITGKKSDGESFWTLIATNPDAHFTDSSSEYVHWFISNIPNGDVKQGEVMVEYLPPFPPKGVGYQRIVFVLYKQVGKLDFSKYKLPSSEKNNLEKRTFKTLDFYREQQDNITPAGLAFFQSDWDSSLAKFYHNVLNMKEPIFEYDFPKPYVADQKFFPLKQAFNLYLDRYRDPKEINKEFLERKLAKTHPFEGPEKPLRFPNAHPIRGVPSWLKTEIRKRRLGIGRINDYK; from the exons ATGGCATTAACTAATTTATTAGGGAAAAACAGTATAGGCGCCCTTATCGGCAATAACAATCCTTTGTTGGTTTCTGTGCGACTGGGACATAGAATACGCGGCAAACGGCCAGGTGTCGCAAAGTCTTTAGAGCAACGCTTGCAGG AGGAAAATGCCAAAGATCCTGAATTAACTGCACGCGTAAACATTGGCTTTCCACATTTAAAGCCCTCGCGTTCCGAACAACTGAAGCAACGTTTGGCGCACTTGAAAGCACAACGTTCTAACGCACAAGTGGAGAAGTTGGCCCGTGCTAACAAAT TGCTTATTGATCTGGATGCAGTGCAGTCGGAATATAGGGCAACAACTGGCCAATATGATTTGCGTGTAATTGCCGACCATTATGGTATTTTTGATGACTTATTTGGTCTGGCATACTTTGTGCCGCGTATTGCGTTGAACGTGCAg TACCAACTGGATGATAATACGTTCAGCCCAGTTTACAATGGTAACGTTATAAAGCCAGCAGAAGCGCTTAATGCGCCCGAGGTTATTTTTGATGGCACGATCGATCCAATAACCGGAAAG AAATCTGATGGGGAATCCTTCTGGACGCTTATTGCTACTAATCCAGATGCCCACTTCACCGACAGTTCGTCCGAATATGTGCACTGGTTTAT CTCAAATATTCCAAATGGCGACGTTAAGCAGGGAGAAGTAATGGTAGAGTACTTACCACCTTTTCCGCCAAAAGGCGTTGGCTACCAACGCATAGTCTTTGTGCTATACAAACAAGTTGGCAAACTAGATTTCAGTAAATATAAGCTGCCATCGAGCgagaaaaataatttagaaaaacgtACCTTTAAGACACTCGATTTCTATCGTGAACAACAGGATAATATAACACCGGCAGGACTTGCCTTTTTCCAAAGTGATTGGGACAGTTCTCTTGCTAAGTTCTATCACAATGTTCTAA atatgAAGGAACCAATTTTTGAATACGACTTCCCCAAACCATACGTTGCCGATCAGAAATTCTTCCCATTGAAGCAAGCGTTTAACCTGTATTTGGATCGTTATCGTGACCCCAAAGAAATCAATAAAGAATTTTTGGAACGTAAATTAGCGAAAACACACCCATTTGAAGGTCCGGAAAAACCATTACGTTTCCCAAATGCGCATCCTATACGTGGCGTGCCGTCATGGTTAAAAACCGAAATACGCAAACGCCGGCTCGGCATTGGCCGTATTAATGATTATAAATAA